The Pyxidicoccus sp. MSG2 DNA segment CATGCCGATGGCCGGCAGGAGTACCTGGACCTCGCGGCTGGGCTGCGGCCGCTGCTCGAAGGGGTGGACGGGTTCGTCTCCATCGAGCGCTTCCAGAGTCTGACGGACCCGGGGAAGCTCCTCTCGCTGTCGTTCTGGCGCGACGAGCAGGCCGTGGAGGCGTGGCGCCGGCTGGAGCCGCACCGGGCCGCGCAGGCGAAGGGCCGGGCCTCCGTCTTCGAGGACTACCGCCTCCGCGTCGCCGGCGTGCTCCGGGACTACGGCCTGTCCGAGCGGGCGCAGGCCCCCTCCGACAGCCGGGGTTTCCATCGCGGTTGAGGCTCAGGGCAGCTTCGGGCGGATGATGCGCGGCGCGTCCGGGTTGACGTCCAGGAGCCGCACGGCGTCGCCCTCGCGCACCGTGCCGCCCCGCAGCACCTTCGCGAGCTGACCGCGCCGGCCCCAGCTCTCCTTCAGGAGTCCGGGGCGCAGGGCGTCCAGCTTCCAGCACGGCACGCACGGCTCCGTCAGCTCCACCCGCACCTCGTCCCCCAGGGCCAGCCGCTGGCCCGGGGGCAGGGTGTCCAGCGGCAGCCCCTCCACCAGCACGTTCTCCTTCAGCGCGCCCACCGGGACGTCCAGCGCCGTGCGCGAGGCGTCGTCCAGCAGCAGCACCTGGCGCTTGTGCCCGAGCGCGCGCTGGGAGTGGCGGTCTCC contains these protein-coding regions:
- a CDS encoding antibiotic biosynthesis monooxygenase family protein, with translation MIAVIFEVRPHADGRQEYLDLAAGLRPLLEGVDGFVSIERFQSLTDPGKLLSLSFWRDEQAVEAWRRLEPHRAAQAKGRASVFEDYRLRVAGVLRDYGLSERAQAPSDSRGFHRG
- a CDS encoding MOSC domain-containing protein, encoding MSTPTASGTIRALLLAQARGTPMLRVPEARAVEGRGLEGDRHSQRALGHKRQVLLLDDASRTALDVPVGALKENVLVEGLPLDTLPPGQRLALGDEVRVELTEPCVPCWKLDALRPGLLKESWGRRGQLAKVLRGGTVREGDAVRLLDVNPDAPRIIRPKLP